The following coding sequences lie in one Panicum virgatum strain AP13 chromosome 6N, P.virgatum_v5, whole genome shotgun sequence genomic window:
- the LOC120680252 gene encoding indole-2-monooxygenase-like, with protein MMSPLEVAYQLLIMLVVPLLLLHSASRSASHRRPSNEDGSTAQKLPPSPPALPIIGHLHLVGALPHVSLRDLAAKHAGGGLMLLRLGTVPNLVVSSPRASQAIMRTYDHIFASRPTTALTNTLLYSSSDIALAPYSEHWRRARKLVTAHLFTVKKVHSYRHGRKEEVRLVMDKIREAAAASTAVDIGEMMNTFANDIISRAVSGKFFRLEGRNKLFRELINTNSVLLGGFNLEDYFPILARSLGFLTRWFLRNRVHEAHERWDELLEKIISDHDRRKSMHGDHDQESDFTDVLLSVQQEYGITRDHIKAILMDMFGAGTDTSSSVLEFAMVELMRNPWVMTKLQGDVRRHVPEGHETVEEENLASMVYLRAVVKETLRLHPPAPLLLPHISMADCVVDGYTIPSGIRVIVNTWAISRDPESWEEPEEFMPERFMDGGSAAAMDFKGNDFQFVPFGAGRRICPGLNFGFATVEIMLANLMYCFDWQLPNGMEAKDIDLTEVFGVTVRPKEKLILFPKPRGGHSMQITEADP; from the exons ATGATGAGTCCCCTGGAGGTGGCATACCAACTACTCATCATGCTCGTCGTCCCACTCCTGCTGCTGCACTCGGCATCCCGATCAGCAAGCCACCGCCGTCCCAGCAACGAGGATGGCAGCACCGCGCAGAAGCTCCCGCCTTCCCCTCCGGCGCTTCCCATCATCGGCCACCTGCACCTGGTCGGCGCCCTCCCGCACGTCTCCCTCCGTGACCTCGCCGCcaagcacgccggcggcggcctcatgCTCCTCCGCCTCGGTACCGTCCCCAACCTCGTCGTGTCGTCCCCGCGCGCGTCGCAGGCGATCATGCGCACCTACGACCACATCTTCGCCTCGCGCCCGACGACCGCCCTCACCAACACTCTCCTGTACAGCTCATCTGACATCGCCTTGGCTCCCTACAGCGAACACTGGCGTCGGGCCAGGAAGCTCGTCACCGCACACCTCTTCACCGTCAAGAAGGTGCACTCCTACCGCCATGGCCGCAAAGAAGAG GTGCGTCTGGTGATGGACAAGATCCGGGAGGCGGCAGCTGCAAGCACAGCCGTGGACATCGGCGAGATGATGAACACATTCGCCAACGACATCATCAGTCGCGCCGTGTCAGGCAAGTTCTTCAGGTTGGAAGGCAGGAACAAGCTCTTCCGGGAGCTCATTAATACCAACTCCGTTCTGCTTGGAGGATTCAACCTTGAAGACTACTTCCCCATCCTAGCGCGTTCGCTAGGCTTCCTCACCAGATGGTTCCTGCGCAACAGGGTCCATGAGGCACACGAAAGGTGGGATGAGTTGCTTGAGAAGATAATAAGCGACCATGACAGAAGAAAATCTATGCATGGTGATCATGATCAAGAGAGTGACTTCACCGATGTGTTGCTCTCCGTTCAGCAAGAGTATGGTATCACCAGAGATCATATCAAGGCCATCTTGATG GATATGTTTGGCGCGGGCACAGACACATCATCTTCAGTCCTGGAGTTCGCCATGGTCGAGCTCATGCGTAACCCTTGGGTCATGACCAAGCTACAAGGTGATGTCAGGAGGCACGTACCAGAGGGTCATGAAACGGTCGAGGAAGAGAACCTAGCTAGCATGGTCTATCTGAGAGCCGTAGTGAAGGAGACACTAAGGCTGCACCCACCTgccccgctcctcctccctcacaTCTCCATGGCGGACTGTGTAGTTGACGGCTACACAATCCCCTCCGGCATTCGAGTCATCGTTAACACATGGGCTATTAGCAGGGATCCAGAGTCATGGGAGGAGCCGGAGGAGTTCATGCCGGAGAGGTTCATGGACGGTGGAAGTGCTGCGGCCATGGACTTTAAAGGGAACGACTTTCAGTTTGTGCCATTTGGGGCTGGAAGGAGGATCTGTCCTGGCCTCAACTTTGGTTTCGCCACTGTTGAGATCATGCTGGCAAACCTCATGTATTGTTTTGACTGGCAGTTGCCAAATGGCATGGAGGCCAAGGATATTGATTTGACAGAGGTGTTTGGAGTGACAGTCCGTCCAAAGGAGAAGCTCATACTATTTCCAAAACCACGTGGTGGCCACTCCATGCAAATTACTGAGGCTGATCCCTGA